The following are encoded together in the Bubalus kerabau isolate K-KA32 ecotype Philippines breed swamp buffalo chromosome 3, PCC_UOA_SB_1v2, whole genome shotgun sequence genome:
- the PSMB8 gene encoding proteasome subunit beta type-8, with product MALLDVCGAPRGQRGDWAVPLAGSRQLSDPGHYGFSLRSPELALPRGMQPTEFFRSLSGNGKSKVQIEMAHGTTTLAFKFQHGVIVAVDSRASAGNYIATLKVNKVIEINPYLLGTMSGCAADCQYWERLLAKECRLYYLRNGERISVSAASKLLSNMMCQYRGMGLSMGSMICGWDKKGPGLYYVDENGTRLSGNMFSTGSGNSHAYGVMDSGYRPDLSIEEAYDLGRRAIVHATHRDSYSGGVVNMYHMKEDGWVKVESTDVSDLMHQYREASQ from the exons ATGGCGCTGCTAGACGTGTGCGGAGCCCCCCGAGGGCAGCGGGGGGACTGGGCTGTGCCCCTCGCGGGAAGCCGGCAGCTCTCGGACCCCGGCCACTACGGCTTCTCCCTGCGATCTCCGGAGCTCGCCCTCCCCCGGGGCATGCAG CCCACTGAATTCTTCCGGTCCCTGAGTGGGAATGGAAAAAGTAAGGTGCAGATCGAGATGGCTCATGGCACGACCACGCTGGCCTTCAAGTTCCAGCATGGGGTGATTGTGGCCGTGGATTCTCGGGCCTCAGCTGGGAATTACATTG CCACATTAAAGGTGAACAAGGTGATTGAGATTAACCCTTACCTGCTCGGCACCATGTCCGGCTGTGCGGCTGACTGCCAGTACTGGGAGCGCCTGCTGGCTAAGGAGTGCAG GCTGTACTATCTGCGGAATGGGGAGCGTATCTCTGTGTCGGCCGCCTCCAAGCTGCTCTCCAACATGATGTGCCAGTACCGGGGCATGGGCCTCTCCATGGGCAGCATGATTTGTGGCTGGGACAAGAAG GGTCCTGGACTCTACTATGTGGATGAGAATGGGACTCGACTCTCGGGAAATATGTTCTCCACCGGTAGTGGGAACTCCCATGCCTATGGGGTCATGGATAGTGGCTATCGACCTGACCTTAGTATTGAAGAGGCCTATGACCTGGGCCGAAGGGCAATTGTTCATGCCACCCACCGAGACAGCTATTCTGGAGGCGTTGTCAATA tgtaccACATGAAGGAGGACGGCTGGGTGAAAGTGGAAAGTACAGACGTCAGTGACCTGATGCACCAGTACCGGGAGGCCAGTCAGTGA
- the TAP1 gene encoding antigen peptide transporter 1 → MAYPGSPVPRGRPRLPRAAVGWLGTALLLLADWMLLRPALPRVASRLVPPALPLLRVWVAGLSRWALLWLGARGVVGAALGFRRESTRVLGWLAVLEPLAAALGLALPGLALFRELVSWRAPEDAVSAGHLHWGSRLDAFAFSYWAAVPAATLWYKVRSLWVQGARGAFGLAMSRLLVFLGPEKSHVQFILALVFLSCFGEMAIPFFTGRLTDWIVQDETAAAFTRNVTLMSVLTIASAVLEFAADGIYNSTMGRMHSHLQGEVFQAVLRQETEFFQKNQTGEITSRVTDDTSTMSESLSSDLSLLLWYLIRGLCLLGLMLWASPSLTMITLVALPLLFLLPKKMGKWYKVLAEQVQESLAKSSQVAIEVLSAMPTVRSFANEEGEAQKFRQKLHEMMVLNRKEALAYAVNLWTSSLSGMLLKVGILYFGGQLVTSGSVSSGRLVTFILYQIQFTIAVEVLLSSYPRVQKAVGFSEKIFEYLDRVPNCPKSGSLASLTLRGVVQFQGVSFAYPNRPDVPVLQGLTFTLHPGEVTALVGPNGSGKSTVAALLQNLYQPTEGQVLLDGEPLPKYEHRYLHRQVAAVGQEPLLFGRSFKENIAYGLVQEPTMEEITAAAVESGAHGFISELPEGYDTEVGEAGSQLSGGQRQAVALARALIRKPRVLILDDATSALDANSQSLVERLLYESPERGSRSVLFITQRLSSVEQANHILFLEGGTIIEAGTHQQLMTNEGRYWAMVQAPGGPGAPE, encoded by the exons GCGCTGCTGTGGCTGGGGGCCCGCGGCGTCGTCGGGGCCGCGCTGGGCTTCCGGAGGGAAAGCACTCGAGTCCTCGGGTGGCTGGCTGTTTTGGAGCCGCTGGCGGCGGCGCTGGGCTTGGCCCTGCCGGGACTCGCCTTGTTCCGAGAGCTGGTCTCCTGGCGAGCCCCCGAGGACGCGGTCAGCGCCGGGCACCTGCACTGGGGAAGTCGCCTGGACGCCTTCGCTTTCAGCTACTGGGCGGCAGTGCCCGCGGCCACCCTGTGGTATAAGGTCCGGAGCCTCTGGGTGCAAGGAGCTCGCGGGGCTTTTGGCCTGGCGATGAGTCGGCTTCTAGTCTTCCTGGGTCCGGAGAAAAGCCACGTGCAGTTCATTCTGGCCCTGGTGTTCCTCTCCTGTTTCg GGGAGATGGCCATTCCGTTCTTCACTGGCCGGCTCACCGACTGGATTGTACAGGATGAGACCGCCGCTGCCTTCACTCGGAACGTGACTCTCATGTCGGTCCTCACCATAGCCAG CGCAGTGCTGGAGTTCGCAGCGGATGGAATCTACAACAGCACCATGGGCCGCATGCATAGCCACCTACAGGGAGAGGTGTTTCAGGCTGTCCTGCGCCAGGAGACAGAGTTTTTTCAAAAGAACCAAACAG GTGAAATCACATCTCGGGTGACAGATGACACGTCCACCATGAGTGAGTCTCTGAGTTCGGATCTCAGCCTGTTGCTGTGGTACCTCATCCGGGGACTGTGTCTCCTGGGGCTCATGCTCTGGGCGTCCCCATCCCTCACTATGATCACCCTGGTCGCCCTGCCCCTGCTTTTTCTTCTGCCTAAGAAGATGGGGAAATGGTACAAG GTGCTGGCAGAACAGGTACAAGAATCTCTGGCAAAGTCCAGCCAGGTGGCCATCGAGGTGCTGTCAGCCATGCCTACAGTTCGGAGCTTTGCCAATGAAGAGGGTGAGGCCCAGAAGTTCAGGCAAAAGCTGCATGAGATGATGGTGCTCAACCGGAAGGAGGCCCTGGCCTACGCGGTCAACCTCTGGACCTCCAGT CTCTCAGGGATGCTACTGAAGGTGGGAATCCTGTATTTTGGCGGGCAGCTGGTGACAAGTGGGTCTGTCAGCAGTGGGCGCCTGGTCACCTTTATTCTGTACCAGATCCAGTTCACCATAGCTGTTGAG GTGCTGCTGTCCAGCTACCCCAGGGTACAGAAGGCTGTGGgcttttcagagaaaatatttgaataccTGGACCGGGTCCCTAACTGCCCAAAAAGTGGATCATTGGCTTCCTTAACTTTGCGCGGCGTCGTCCAGTTCCAGGGTGTCTCCTTTGCCTACCCAAACCGTCCGGATGTCCCCGTGCTGCAG GGGCTGACCTTCACCCTTCATCCTGGTGAGGTGACGGCGCTGGTGGGGCCCAACGGGTCTGGGAAGAGCACGGTGGCCGCGCTGCTGCAGAACCTGTACCAGCCCACCGAGGGCCAGGTGCTGCTGGACGGGGAGCCCCTCCCCAAATACGAGCACCGCTACCTGCACAGACAG GTGGCTGCTGTGGGACAAGAGCCTCTGCTGTTTGGAAGAagctttaaagaaaatattgccTATGGCCTGGTCCAGGAGCCGACCATGGAGGAAATCACAGCTGCTGCAGTGGAGTCCGGAGCCCATGGTTTTATCTCTGAGCTCCCTGAAGGCTACGACACAG AGGTGGGTGAGGCTGGGAGCCAGCTGTCAGGGGGTCAGCGACAGGCAGTGGCCTTGGCTCGAGCCCTGATCCGGAAACCACGCGTACTCATTCTGGATGATGCTACCAGCGCCCTGGATGCAAACAGCCAATCCCTG GTGGAGCGGCTGCTCTATGAAAGCCCTGAGCGGGGGTCTCGATCAGTGCTTTTCATCACCCAGCGCCTCAGTTCGGTGGAGCAGGCCAACCACATCCTCTTTCTGGAAGGAGGCACGATCATTGAGGCAGGAACCCACCAGCAGCTCATGACGAATGAAGGACGCTATTGGGCCATGGTGCAGGCTCCTGGCGGGCCAGGGGCTCCAGAATGA